GACATAGCCGTGGGCTTTAAACCAGGCAAACGCCTCGCTGGCGGCTTGCTGAGTGGAAGTTTGGGGCAGGGTCAATTCGGTGCGGGCTTTGTGGGGGGTGAAGTAATGGCCATCGTTGGCCACGGCCGCCATTGCGGCGTTTAGCTGGGCGGGGCGGCCGGTGAGGCGGGCTTGGAGGTCGCAGAGTACGCCATAAAAATTAGCCAGCGGCGGCGGCACCGGCCAGCGCGGCGGCCCTACCCCTAGTACTTTGGCCAGCAGGGCGAAGGCTTCGCGGTAGCTCAGGTTTTCATTGCCCAAAATGTACGACTCGCCCACCCGGCCCAGGGTGAGGGCGTTGACGGTGGCCACGGCCACGTCGCGCACGTGCACGTAGTTTTTGCCGCCCAGCGGGTAGCCGGGCAGGCGGCCCCGGTATAGCTCCAGCAGCAGCGCGCCGGAGGTGGGGCGCGCATCGCCGGGGCCGAGCATAAACGTGGGGTGCACCAGCACGGCGGGCAGCTGCTCGCGGGCCACGGCGGCCAGCACGCGGCTGGTAGCGGCGCGCTTGCTATCCATGTAATCAAGCTTGTAGCGGCGGCCGGTGTAGGGCCGGGTTTCGTCGCCGGGCCGGTTTTTTGGGCCAAAGCCGAAGACGTTGGCCGTGCCCACGTACACGAAGCGCCCTATCCCCGCCTGGCGCGCTAAGCGCAGCGCCTGCTCGGTACCGCCCAGGTTGGCAGCCCACACGGCACTATTACGGGCGGGGTTCACTTGAGCCAGCGCGGCGGCGTGAATAATGGCCCCGCAGCCGTCAATAGCGGCGGCCAACTCGCCCTTGCGTACTACGCGGGCCAAATCCACTTCGCACACCTCGATGGGCAGCGAGCGCAGGGGGGGTAGGGCCGGGCTGGCCGCGCTGCCCGGCCGCACCAGCGCCCGCACGGGGTAGCCGCGCCGCAGCAGCTCAGCCACGAGGTGGCGGCCCAGAAAGCCGTTGGCACCCGTTACGAGGACGCGGGGCAGCATCAGCGGTAGTTGAGCAGGGCCTTGTAGGTGCGCGCAATGCGCGGCGGCGGCACCTTGAGAAAGAACATCGAAAAGGCCGTCAAATTAGCCAGCTGCACGCGCAGCCAGCCGTTGGTTTCGTACTTGCGGGCCGACACGACGACCTCCTGCGGCACGATGAGGAACGGGCTGAGCCGGCGAATGCGCTGGATAATCTCGAAGTCCTCCATAATAACGAACCGCTCGTTGAAGCCGCCTAACTGCGCAAACAGCGCCCGCGTCACGAACAGGGTCTGGTCGCCGCCCCGGCTCATAATGCCCTTAAAACGAGTACCGTAGCTGTTGAGGCGCAGCAGCGGGTGGCGCGAGTCGAACCGGAAGCGGTAGCAGCCGGCGGCGTAGCCCTGGGCCACGGCCGCCGCGATGGTGGCCGCGTAGTCGGGGTGAATGCCCACGTCGGCGTGCACGAAGTAGAGCACCGCGC
The genomic region above belongs to Hymenobacter psoromatis and contains:
- a CDS encoding NAD-dependent epimerase/dehydratase family protein — encoded protein: MLPRVLVTGANGFLGRHLVAELLRRGYPVRALVRPGSAASPALPPLRSLPIEVCEVDLARVVRKGELAAAIDGCGAIIHAAALAQVNPARNSAVWAANLGGTEQALRLARQAGIGRFVYVGTANVFGFGPKNRPGDETRPYTGRRYKLDYMDSKRAATSRVLAAVAREQLPAVLVHPTFMLGPGDARPTSGALLLELYRGRLPGYPLGGKNYVHVRDVAVATVNALTLGRVGESYILGNENLSYREAFALLAKVLGVGPPRWPVPPPLANFYGVLCDLQARLTGRPAQLNAAMAAVANDGHYFTPHKARTELTLPQTSTQQAASEAFAWFKAHGYVG
- a CDS encoding TIGR04283 family arsenosugar biosynthesis glycosyltransferase, which codes for MLPGKLPAPAASYSLAPPSLPMLSVIIPTYNEAANIGRLVADLRRHAPAAAVEILVVDAGSPDGTAAAARAAGATVLAAPRPGRAAQMNYGAQQARGAVLYFVHADVGIHPDYAATIAAAVAQGYAAGCYRFRFDSRHPLLRLNSYGTRFKGIMSRGGDQTLFVTRALFAQLGGFNERFVIMEDFEIIQRIRRLSPFLIVPQEVVVSARKYETNGWLRVQLANLTAFSMFFLKVPPPRIARTYKALLNYR